The following are encoded in a window of Naumovozyma castellii chromosome 10, complete genome genomic DNA:
- the NCAS0J00440 gene encoding uncharacterized protein (ancestral locus Anc_8.41), whose product MENANNRQSPLRKADATTGGSKSTAGTMVQDTQIDWQKQWLIQNKELQHVKELNKFLELEHKVQSEP is encoded by the coding sequence ATGGAGAATGCTAATAACAGACAGTCCCCATTGAGAAAAGCTGATGCCACTACAGGTGGTTCTAAATCAACAGCTGGCACGATGGTTCAAGACACGCAGATCGATTGGCAAAAGCAATGGTTGATCCAAAATAAGGAATTGCAACATGTTAAAGAACTGAACAAATTTCTAGAACTGGAACACAAAGTTCAATCCGAGCCTTAA
- the SPT8 gene encoding SAGA complex subunit SPT8 (ancestral locus Anc_8.43) — protein sequence MDDVDDILNQNQVVEEDLDEEEEEEDDDDETGMIDGEVNIGGDESQQDEDEDDENGEDDEDEDADNDQNDDEDEDMDDEDEDDENNDDEEDNRQLKDSTQNEINNNGNKTNELSEDDNSNKETSETTGEKGANEESGSSTNDVGSKSPSVEKSSTPLTEKVYNYYLQMLQSSKIAESYSMYPSAAIPIQTHVNALAVTKGLKYLFLGGNDGYIRKYDLLNTLEGKLSLTILQKHSLAESIQNAGILQSYWENEIPQRKSQMKITANNKEYEPKVSPVYSLEVQSEALFLLSGLNNGGITMQGVRYMEGNISHYFKEGPEGHSNVVNILRLNGDEDKFISGSWDRKILEWDLQTGKRINGFKGATSELSALEMRPLYSSISLNDIRSVVKSSEDADDDIDSLFGDDDDEDMDATSHPNDDDESKINASTSGTPQISSTTLNIVYDQSVFMTSGLNGSLHLWDRRNSNSPVINFERGPNTPPWCLSACWSADGDRIYAGRRNACVEEFNVKMPSKPSNTLKLPSISGPVSCVRSMPNNKQILCASKDNIRLYNIEEKDTKGSTVPFLIVPGHHGGTISNMYVDPTCRFMVSTSGNRGWQGTSTDTTLIYDIDLV from the coding sequence ATGGATGATGTCGACGATATTTTAAACCAGAACCAAGTggttgaagaagatctagatgaggaggaagaagaagaggatgatgatgacgaaaCAGGCATGATTGACGGTGAAGTTAATATTGGCGGTGATGAATCACAACAAGATGAGGACGAGGACGATGAAAAtggtgaagatgatgaagatgaggatgCTGATAATGACCAAaatgacgatgaagatgaggataTGGACGACgaagatgaggatgatgaaaacaacgatgatgaggaagacAATAGGCAACTTAAGGATAGTACccaaaatgaaattaataacaaTGGAAATAAGACCAATGAATTGAGTGAAGATGACAATAGTAATAAAGAAACATCGGAAACTACGGGGGAGAAGGGTGctaatgaagaatcagGTTCTTCAACAAATGATGTCGGTTCCAAGAGTCCCTCCGTTGAAAAGAGCAGCACTCCCCTAACAGAGAAAGTGTACAACTACTATTTGCAAATGTTGCAGTCCTCCAAGATTGCGGAATCATATTCCATGTATCCATCGGCTGCGATTCCTATTCAAACACATGTGAATGCTCTAGCTGTTACGAAAggtttaaaatatttatttcttgGTGGTAATGACGGGTATATTAGAAAATATGATTTACTAAACACTTTGGAAGGAAAATTATCACTAACGATATTACAAAAACATTCCTTAGCAGAGTCTATTCAAAATGCTGGGATATTGCAATCTTATTGGGAGAACGAAATCCCACAAAGGAAATCCCAAATGAAAATTACAgctaataataaagaatacGAACCAAAAGTTAGTCCCGTTTATTCATTAGAAGTTCAAAGTGAAGCACTCTTCTTACTGAGTGGTTTGAATAACGGTGGTATCACTATGCAAGGTGTACGATATATGGAGGGAAACATTTCTCATTATTTCAAAGAGGGCCCTGAGGGCCATTCTAATGTGGTTAATATACTAAGACTTAatggtgatgaagataaatttattagtGGTTCTTGGGATAGAAAAATTTTGGAGTGGGATTTACAAACCGGGAAAAGGATCAATGGGTTTAAGGGAGCCACCTCCGAGTTATCAGCTTTAGAAATGAGACCATTATATTCTTCCATAtctttgaatgatattCGATCAGTAGTTAAGTCGAGTGAAGATGCGGACGATGATATTGACTCATTGTTTggagatgatgatgatgaggacATGGACGCAACTTCACACcccaatgatgatgatgaaagCAAAATAAACGCTAGTACAAGTGGCACTCCCCAAATTTCTAGCACGACTCTCAATATTGTCTATGATCAATCCGTATTTATGACCTCTGGTCTAAATGGGTCACTTCATCTTTGGGACAGGCGTAATTCGAATTCACCagtaataaattttgaaagaggGCCAAATACCCCTCCTTGGTGTCTATCCGCATGTTGGAGCGCAGATGGTGATCGAATCTATGCAGGGAGAAGAAATGCATgtgttgaagaattcaatgTTAAAATGCCTTCTAAACCTAGCAACACATTGAAATTACCAAGCATTTCAGGACCGGTATCCTGTGTACGGTCTATgccaaataataaacaaattcTATGCGCTTCAAAGGATAATATTAGATTGTATAATATAGAGGAGAAGGACACGAAAGGTTCTACAGTCCCATTCTTAATTGTCCCAGGTCACCATGGTGGTACCATTTCTAATATGTACGTAGATCCGACTTGTAGATTTATGGTAAGTACAAGTGGGAACCGTGGTTGGCAAGGAACTTCCACGGATACAACACTTATATATGATATAGACTTGGTGTGA